The proteins below come from a single Staphylococcus sp. MI 10-1553 genomic window:
- a CDS encoding lipid II:glycine glycyltransferase FemX, whose product MKRMNITDQEHDAFVKAHPNGDLLQLTKWGDTKKLTGWYAKRIAVGENGELKGVAQLLFKKIPRTPFTLCYASRGFVVDYTNTVAVKTLLSEAIKVAQSEKAYTIKIDPDVEVDQGMTVVQDLLQMGFKHKGFKEGLAKDYIQPRMTMITPIDQSDEALIQRFENRNRSKVRLALKRGTKVERKGREDLKIFADLMKETGERDGFLTRDVSYFETIYDALHPDGDAELFLVKLEPRPVLAELKAEQQKLQTEMDTLAEKDQNNKKVQNKLKDVAQKMKKNQALIEDMVQLERTHPEGIYLSGALLMFAGHKSYYLYGASSNHYRDFLPNHHMQFKMMQFAREKGATTYDFGGTDNNPDKDSSHYGLWAFKKAWGTRLSEKIGEFDYVLNPIVYKAVEQFKPQLTQLKIKLVRQIKSIQQRKGQKNA is encoded by the coding sequence ATGAAACGCATGAATATAACCGATCAAGAACATGATGCATTTGTTAAAGCACATCCAAATGGTGATTTACTACAATTGACAAAATGGGGAGATACGAAAAAATTAACAGGTTGGTATGCGAAACGTATCGCTGTAGGAGAAAACGGTGAATTGAAAGGTGTAGCGCAATTACTCTTTAAAAAGATACCCCGTACACCCTTTACACTATGTTATGCTTCACGTGGTTTCGTTGTTGATTATACGAATACCGTTGCGGTGAAGACTTTACTATCTGAAGCGATTAAAGTTGCTCAAAGTGAAAAGGCGTACACGATTAAAATTGACCCAGATGTAGAAGTTGATCAAGGGATGACAGTCGTACAAGATTTATTACAAATGGGCTTTAAACATAAAGGATTCAAAGAGGGCTTAGCTAAAGATTACATTCAACCGCGTATGACGATGATTACCCCAATTGATCAGTCAGATGAAGCGTTAATTCAAAGATTTGAAAACCGCAATCGTTCAAAAGTGAGACTGGCGTTAAAACGTGGAACTAAAGTGGAACGTAAAGGTCGCGAAGACTTGAAAATATTTGCAGATTTAATGAAAGAAACAGGTGAGCGTGATGGCTTCTTAACGCGTGATGTTTCTTATTTTGAAACGATTTATGATGCCCTTCATCCAGACGGTGACGCGGAATTGTTCTTAGTGAAACTTGAACCGAGACCTGTCTTAGCTGAGTTAAAGGCAGAACAACAAAAGTTACAAACTGAAATGGATACGTTAGCGGAAAAAGATCAAAACAATAAAAAAGTACAAAATAAGTTAAAAGATGTAGCACAAAAAATGAAGAAAAACCAAGCGCTCATTGAAGATATGGTACAACTTGAGCGCACGCATCCAGAGGGCATTTATTTATCAGGGGCATTGCTGATGTTTGCGGGGCATAAATCGTATTACCTTTACGGTGCTTCATCTAACCATTACCGAGACTTTTTACCAAACCATCACATGCAATTTAAAATGATGCAATTTGCACGTGAAAAAGGCGCGACGACTTATGACTTTGGAGGGACAGATAACAACCCTGACAAAGATTCAAGTCACTACGGTTTATGGGCGTTTAAAAAGGCATGGGGAACACGTTTGAGTGAAAAAATTGGTGAATTTGACTATGTATTGAACCCTATTGTTTATAAAGCAGTCGAACAATTTAAACCTCAATTGACACAACTTAAAATTAAACTAGTCCGTCAAATCAAATCCATACAACAACGTAAAGGGCAAAAGAACGCATAA
- a CDS encoding VOC family protein has product MIDIEFDHVIHYIDGLNQFEFPGKYLEIQPGGQHENLGTYNRLVQIDLSYIELIDIYHRGKMKQQSKTDVGKHSFATSIMENGYRQGFKKICFRTHDIEQLKVQFEERGLETVGPVEMTRENKKGQTIQWRLLYVANHQFDVIMPFFIEWNVSDEARETDFQEHFHQHLTLDLITLNTYQRQTMVDHWKKWFDMEEVETSDRYTILQSPAKKIKFKLVEDKEDGIEAVQFIDQTIDAPIAFRTRGARYQFIPPQA; this is encoded by the coding sequence ATGATAGATATAGAATTTGATCACGTGATTCATTACATTGATGGATTAAATCAGTTCGAGTTTCCTGGGAAATATTTGGAAATTCAACCAGGTGGTCAACATGAAAATTTAGGGACTTATAATCGTCTCGTCCAAATCGATTTATCTTATATTGAATTAATAGATATATATCATCGAGGAAAAATGAAACAACAGTCTAAAACAGATGTAGGTAAGCACTCGTTTGCGACGTCGATTATGGAAAATGGTTATCGACAAGGGTTTAAAAAGATTTGTTTTAGAACGCACGATATTGAACAATTAAAAGTACAATTTGAAGAAAGAGGACTTGAAACGGTAGGGCCGGTTGAAATGACGAGAGAGAATAAAAAAGGACAAACGATTCAATGGCGACTGCTGTATGTAGCAAACCATCAGTTCGATGTAATTATGCCCTTTTTTATAGAGTGGAACGTGTCAGATGAAGCGCGAGAAACTGATTTTCAAGAACATTTTCATCAACATTTGACTTTAGATTTGATTACATTAAATACATATCAACGCCAAACAATGGTCGATCATTGGAAGAAATGGTTTGATATGGAAGAAGTTGAAACTTCAGACCGCTATACGATCCTCCAAAGTCCTGCGAAAAAAATCAAGTTTAAATTGGTGGAAGATAAAGAAGACGGGATAGAAGCTGTTCAATTTATCGATCAAACCATTGATGCACCAATTGCTTTTCGTACAAGAGGCGCAAGGTATCAATTTATTCCACCTCAAGCGTAA
- a CDS encoding MarR family winged helix-turn-helix transcriptional regulator, producing the protein MEPSILFDHFTKLYRPYIKLVHPLLDEHQLYPAQWLVMKDIAINPGTTLVQISKRRSIEKPTTRKILKALDAQGWLMIHPGEVDKREKLLYLSESGQAIHEKLKLQIGQLQRQAIEPLQLSDDEIARATDILEQLYQSLLAQLQNDEI; encoded by the coding sequence ATGGAACCTTCAATATTATTTGATCATTTCACCAAACTTTACCGTCCCTATATTAAACTCGTCCATCCTTTACTCGATGAACATCAACTTTACCCCGCACAATGGTTAGTGATGAAAGATATCGCGATCAATCCTGGTACAACCCTCGTTCAAATTTCAAAACGCCGATCGATTGAAAAACCGACGACACGAAAAATTTTAAAAGCGTTGGATGCGCAAGGTTGGTTAATGATTCACCCAGGTGAAGTGGATAAGCGAGAAAAACTTCTCTATTTATCTGAATCCGGTCAAGCTATCCATGAAAAGTTAAAGTTACAGATTGGCCAATTACAGCGGCAAGCAATCGAGCCTCTTCAACTTTCAGACGATGAGATTGCACGTGCAACAGATATTTTAGAACAGTTGTATCAGTCGTTACTCGCACAACTTCAAAATGATGAAATATAA
- the moaA gene encoding GTP 3',8-cyclase MoaA, translating to MADQILDKLGRPIRDLRISVTDRCNFRCDYCMPKEVFGDDYVFLPKDQLLSFEEIVRITKLYAQLGVKKVRITGGEPLLRRDLHQLIAQITQIEGIEDIGLTTNGLLLKKHGQKLYDAGLRRINVSLDAIEDRVFQAINNRDIKATTVLEQIDYAISIGLKVKINVVVQKGVNDHQILPMVRYFKDKDVTIRFIEFMDVGNDNGWDFSKVVTKDEMLEMIAAEFDIEPVSPKYYGEVAQYYRHVGSQAQFGLITSVSDSFCSSCTRARLSSDGKFYGCLFSTGSGFDIRGLLRSGANDAEILAQLKALWHIRDDRYSDERTAETVAKRQQKKINMNYIGG from the coding sequence ATGGCAGACCAAATACTTGATAAATTGGGCAGACCCATTCGTGATTTGCGCATTTCCGTAACTGATAGATGTAATTTTCGTTGCGATTATTGCATGCCAAAAGAAGTTTTCGGTGATGATTATGTATTTTTACCGAAAGATCAATTGTTATCTTTTGAAGAAATTGTACGTATCACAAAGTTATATGCACAATTAGGTGTTAAAAAGGTGAGAATTACAGGGGGCGAGCCGTTACTCCGTCGTGATCTCCATCAATTAATTGCTCAAATTACACAAATCGAAGGCATTGAAGATATTGGTTTGACGACAAATGGCTTATTATTGAAAAAACATGGTCAAAAGCTGTATGACGCCGGATTACGTCGTATTAATGTCAGTTTAGACGCGATTGAAGATCGAGTATTTCAAGCGATTAACAACCGTGATATTAAGGCGACAACTGTACTTGAACAAATCGATTATGCCATCAGTATCGGTTTAAAAGTTAAAATTAACGTTGTCGTTCAAAAAGGCGTCAACGATCATCAAATTTTGCCAATGGTCCGTTATTTTAAAGATAAAGACGTAACGATTCGCTTTATTGAATTTATGGATGTTGGTAATGATAACGGTTGGGACTTTAGTAAAGTCGTCACTAAAGATGAGATGTTGGAGATGATTGCTGCTGAATTTGACATTGAACCGGTGTCTCCAAAATATTATGGAGAAGTCGCACAATATTATCGCCATGTTGGAAGTCAAGCACAGTTTGGACTGATTACAAGTGTGTCGGATTCATTTTGTTCAAGTTGTACGCGAGCACGTCTATCTTCAGATGGTAAATTTTACGGTTGCTTATTCAGTACAGGAAGCGGCTTTGATATTCGAGGGCTATTGAGAAGTGGAGCGAATGATGCCGAGATTTTGGCACAGTTGAAGGCTTTGTGGCATATTCGTGATGATCGTTATTCTGATGAACGGACAGCAGAAACAGTGGCAAAGAGACAGCAGAAGAAGATAAATATGAATTATATTGGTGGATAA
- the mobA gene encoding molybdenum cofactor guanylyltransferase MobA, which yields MKAIILAGGHSERFGSPKAFAKINGTTFYHKLVQTIQATNMFNEILISTNEQLFSQFQHDTVVVDEPKHRDKGPLAGIYSAMSRDTDEDLYFVISVDTPMVTQKAISHLYQFMVANLIEEHLDIAGFMDEARPIPTIAFYHKRVFPIIENVLQSDNLSMEHVYEQVSTDWIEANTIESPHYWYQNVNYQQDLAALEAELAK from the coding sequence ATGAAAGCTATTATACTTGCTGGTGGGCATTCAGAGAGATTTGGCTCACCGAAAGCATTTGCGAAAATTAATGGGACGACGTTTTATCACAAACTTGTCCAAACGATACAAGCGACGAACATGTTCAATGAGATTTTAATTAGTACGAACGAACAACTATTTTCTCAATTTCAACATGACACGGTCGTTGTAGATGAACCGAAACATCGGGATAAAGGACCACTCGCTGGTATTTATAGTGCGATGTCACGTGATACAGATGAGGATCTCTATTTCGTCATTTCTGTTGATACGCCCATGGTTACACAAAAAGCGATTAGCCATCTGTACCAGTTTATGGTTGCAAATCTCATTGAAGAACATTTAGACATCGCTGGTTTTATGGATGAAGCACGTCCGATACCGACCATTGCTTTTTATCACAAGCGGGTGTTTCCTATTATTGAAAATGTATTACAGTCGGATAATCTTAGTATGGAACATGTGTATGAGCAAGTTTCTACAGATTGGATAGAGGCGAATACGATTGAGAGTCCACACTATTGGTATCAAAATGTGAATTATCAACAAGATTTGGCAGCATTAGAAGCAGAACTAGCGAAATAA
- a CDS encoding MoaD/ThiS family protein, whose translation MKVLYFAEIKELVNRSEDVFHFDYEIPVSDLTTHLYQTYPVIQGKKFQVAINEEFARAEDLIQPYDVVALIPPVSGG comes from the coding sequence GTGAAAGTGTTATACTTTGCAGAAATTAAAGAACTTGTGAATCGGTCAGAAGACGTGTTTCATTTTGATTATGAGATTCCTGTTTCTGACTTAACAACACATTTATACCAAACCTATCCCGTCATTCAAGGGAAAAAATTTCAAGTTGCCATCAATGAAGAGTTTGCACGCGCGGAAGATCTCATTCAACCATACGACGTGGTTGCACTGATTCCGCCAGTCAGTGGAGGTTAA
- a CDS encoding molybdenum cofactor biosynthesis protein MoaE yields MKQFEVTTQPLEPEKYRAYTLNEKQGAVVVFTGHVREWTKGVRTEYLEYEAYVPMAEKKLAQIGDEITKRWPGTITAIGHRIGALQISDIAVCISVSSPHRKDAYAANEYAIERIKEVVPIWKKEIWEDGAEWQGHQRGYHDDAINKGGLSS; encoded by the coding sequence TTGAAACAATTCGAAGTGACAACACAACCGTTAGAACCGGAAAAATATCGCGCATACACATTAAATGAAAAACAAGGCGCGGTTGTTGTGTTTACAGGGCATGTACGCGAATGGACGAAAGGTGTCCGCACAGAATATTTAGAGTATGAAGCGTATGTCCCTATGGCTGAAAAGAAACTGGCACAAATTGGTGATGAAATAACTAAACGTTGGCCAGGTACTATCACTGCAATAGGCCATCGTATTGGTGCGCTTCAAATTTCTGATATTGCAGTTTGTATTAGCGTATCATCACCTCACCGTAAAGATGCCTATGCTGCAAATGAATATGCTATTGAACGGATTAAAGAGGTGGTCCCAATTTGGAAAAAAGAAATTTGGGAAGATGGTGCAGAATGGCAAGGGCATCAACGCGGTTATCACGACGATGCTATCAATAAAGGAGGACTTTCATCGTGA